A single window of Microbispora hainanensis DNA harbors:
- the hpf gene encoding ribosome hibernation-promoting factor, HPF/YfiA family: MEIIVKGRHTTVGDRFRDQVTSKLARIQKLNNKLIQVDVEVSKEPNHRQSGQRERVELTIHSRGPAIRAEACADDRFSALDIAIGKLEERLRRLADRRKIHHGKNCPPSMAEFTAVTENAQEVVTSVREEPEPVAEIPAETAGGRARSSEPIVPIEMDGEGPLIVREKFHKADPMTIDQALLEMELVGHDFYLFRDKEGGQPSVVYRRRGYDYGVLRLVES, translated from the coding sequence GTGGAAATCATCGTCAAGGGACGGCACACCACTGTGGGTGACCGGTTCCGCGATCAAGTGACGTCCAAGCTGGCCAGGATCCAGAAGCTCAACAACAAGCTCATCCAGGTCGACGTAGAGGTCTCGAAGGAACCCAACCACCGGCAGAGCGGGCAGCGTGAACGGGTGGAGCTGACCATCCACTCGCGGGGCCCAGCGATCCGCGCGGAGGCCTGCGCGGACGACCGGTTCTCGGCGCTGGACATCGCCATCGGCAAACTGGAGGAACGGCTGAGGCGGCTAGCCGATCGCCGCAAGATCCATCACGGGAAGAACTGCCCTCCCTCGATGGCAGAGTTCACCGCGGTGACCGAGAACGCGCAGGAGGTGGTCACGAGCGTCCGGGAGGAGCCGGAGCCGGTCGCCGAGATCCCGGCCGAGACCGCCGGTGGGCGGGCCCGGAGTTCCGAGCCCATCGTGCCCATCGAGATGGACGGCGAAGGACCGCTGATCGTACGCGAGAAGTTCCACAAGGCCGACCCCATGACGATCGATCAGGCGCTCCTGGAAATGGAGCTCGTCGGACACGACTTCTACCTCTTCCGCGACAAGGAAGGGGGTCAGCCGAGCGTCGTCTACCGACGCCGCGGCTACGACTACGGAGTCCTCAGGCTCGTGGAGAGCTAG
- a CDS encoding alpha/beta hydrolase, producing MVDADDLEQLAKLLTDKRQLAEQYYKRACQLVGQAQATPLAAMLRWAGDTATELGNRAAIVRAAEKGGDPFGALSTFGLTTAVGTISGDDKIRLRKDLKKVISDNAASTPEQRVQAIRKFFGKLTAAERSWLAIEQPDVVGRLDGAPATVRYAANRLLIERALTHEQKDLAALKATDPKSPQVTLLEKRVARMTEFLQPRVTGDGRSVPRQFLLFDPAGDGRVAEVFGDLAKAEHVAVMVPGITNRLDNYHDIARDATLLLRDPETKRDLPESAVITWLGYDTPEFGDSVLPAKAEAGAPALHSFRAGLEAAKGAKFALFAHSYGTLLSSKALQEGTPFDSVVFMGSPGLGPTIKSAADLKLKPGTQVFAMRAPGDWVSYTEAHGKDPAEMADIRRLATGRSSGHSEYYMQKNTGLNNLQTILTGDGCVQTFMGSPKLDDEQFGAANVRVLVKELQSRVPQWKAGALATAFEPIIRGAINGSTDVPTLIALTTTTLADSGLGGYFAPQDIAQIVGKSLTEAGPDQR from the coding sequence GTGGTCGACGCGGACGATCTGGAACAACTGGCCAAGCTTCTCACCGACAAACGACAACTGGCGGAGCAGTACTACAAGCGGGCCTGCCAACTCGTGGGACAGGCCCAGGCCACTCCACTGGCGGCCATGCTGCGGTGGGCCGGGGACACCGCCACAGAACTGGGCAACCGGGCCGCTATCGTCCGCGCAGCGGAAAAGGGCGGGGACCCATTCGGCGCATTGTCCACATTCGGCCTGACCACCGCAGTCGGGACCATTTCCGGTGATGACAAAATCCGGCTGCGGAAAGACCTGAAAAAGGTCATCAGCGACAACGCCGCATCCACTCCGGAGCAGCGAGTTCAGGCGATCCGAAAATTCTTCGGCAAACTGACCGCCGCCGAACGATCCTGGCTCGCGATCGAACAGCCCGACGTGGTCGGGCGACTGGACGGCGCGCCGGCCACAGTGCGCTACGCCGCCAACCGGCTCCTGATCGAGCGCGCCCTCACCCATGAACAGAAGGACCTGGCCGCCTTGAAGGCCACCGACCCCAAAAGTCCCCAGGTGACGCTTCTGGAGAAGCGGGTGGCCCGCATGACGGAATTCCTCCAGCCGCGGGTGACCGGCGACGGCCGGTCCGTCCCGCGCCAGTTCCTGCTGTTCGATCCGGCTGGCGACGGCCGCGTCGCGGAGGTCTTCGGCGACCTCGCCAAGGCCGAACACGTCGCCGTCATGGTCCCCGGCATCACCAACCGGCTCGACAACTACCACGACATAGCGCGAGACGCCACGCTGCTCTTGAGAGATCCCGAGACCAAGAGGGATCTGCCGGAGAGCGCGGTCATCACGTGGCTCGGTTATGACACGCCTGAGTTCGGCGACTCCGTGCTGCCTGCCAAGGCCGAGGCCGGTGCCCCCGCACTGCATTCGTTCCGTGCCGGGCTGGAGGCGGCCAAGGGTGCGAAGTTCGCCCTGTTCGCCCACAGCTACGGCACATTGCTGTCCAGCAAGGCCCTGCAGGAGGGGACGCCGTTCGACTCGGTCGTGTTCATGGGGAGCCCGGGACTCGGCCCCACCATCAAGAGCGCGGCCGATCTCAAGCTGAAACCCGGCACCCAGGTGTTCGCCATGCGCGCCCCAGGCGACTGGGTGTCCTACACGGAAGCACACGGCAAGGATCCTGCGGAGATGGCCGACATCCGACGGCTGGCCACCGGCCGGTCGTCCGGTCACTCCGAGTACTACATGCAGAAGAACACAGGGTTGAACAACCTGCAGACCATCCTCACCGGCGACGGGTGTGTTCAGACCTTTATGGGGTCGCCGAAACTGGATGACGAACAGTTCGGCGCCGCCAACGTGCGGGTCCTGGTCAAGGAACTACAGAGCAGGGTCCCGCAATGGAAGGCGGGAGCACTCGCCACGGCGTTCGAGCCGATTATCCGAGGGGCGATAAACGGCAGCACGGACGTACCCACGCTCATTGCCCTGACGACGACAACGCTCGCCGACTCCGGCCTCGGCGGCTACTTCGCCCCGCAGGACATCGCGCAGATCGTCGGCAAATCCCTCACGGAAGCCGGACCCGACCAGAGATGA
- a CDS encoding response regulator: protein MTRPDEAARAAGRSEPIRVLIVDDHALIRRSLELALAAEADIEVVGEASDGQEAVELADRLMPDVVLMDVRMPRLDGIGATRKIKESVPSTRIIMLTVSDEEEDLFEAIKAGATGYLLKDVQIDEVPDAVRGVHEGQSLINPAMAAKLISEFANMSRKEAERPPQLPVPRLTDREMEVLRLVAKGMNNREIAKDLFISENTVKNHVRNILEKLQLHSRMEAVVYAVRERLLEIT from the coding sequence GTGACCCGACCCGACGAGGCGGCCCGAGCAGCCGGTCGCAGCGAGCCGATCCGTGTGCTGATCGTCGACGATCACGCGCTGATCCGCCGCAGCCTGGAGCTCGCGCTGGCCGCGGAGGCGGATATCGAGGTGGTCGGCGAGGCGAGCGACGGCCAGGAGGCCGTGGAGCTCGCGGACCGGTTGATGCCGGACGTGGTCCTGATGGACGTCCGCATGCCGAGGCTGGACGGCATCGGGGCGACCCGGAAGATCAAGGAGTCGGTGCCGAGCACCCGGATCATCATGCTCACCGTCAGCGACGAGGAGGAGGACCTCTTCGAGGCGATCAAGGCGGGTGCGACGGGCTATCTGCTCAAGGACGTCCAGATCGACGAGGTGCCCGACGCCGTGCGCGGCGTCCACGAGGGGCAGTCGCTCATCAACCCCGCGATGGCGGCCAAGCTGATCAGCGAGTTCGCGAACATGAGCCGCAAGGAGGCCGAGCGGCCTCCCCAGCTCCCGGTTCCCCGCCTGACCGACCGGGAGATGGAGGTGCTGCGCCTCGTCGCGAAGGGTATGAACAACCGCGAGATCGCGAAGGACCTGTTCATCTCCGAGAACACGGTGAAGAACCACGTCCGCAACATCCTGGAGAAGCTCCAGCTCCACTCGCGCATGGAGGCCGTGGTCTACGCAGTGCGCGAGCGGCTGCTGGAGATCACCTGA
- a CDS encoding winged helix-turn-helix domain-containing protein, which yields MTDLTADEARRIILRAQGFLGATARGGGVPGMLRRVGAVQLDTISVLARSHELVAYARLGAVGRSAVERAYWDDPARAFEYWCHAACILPIEQWPLYAFRRRAYRDRRYRWHEVPPVVDKVLEQVRSDGPLTTADIGGAKNGGPWWDWSDTKIAIEFLLDIGEVVCTRRVGWRRVYELAERAVPADLLAQDLSDDECVTRLTTIAGRSLGVATRADLVDFTRVKGKHAAMLDEALLSGAAGLVPVRVSGWPARRGTDPHGPNAWADPAALESEPRGRHRTTPLSPFDSLIWERARAERVFGLNHRLEAYVPKDKRVHGYFAMPVLAGGRIIGRVDPAREGATLVAKQVGFEPGGRARAVEAMSDALWEAASWVGCTDVRVERVGAADLEAPLRAAVAGGPGRPIR from the coding sequence GTGACCGACCTGACCGCAGACGAGGCCCGCAGGATCATCCTCCGGGCCCAGGGTTTCCTCGGCGCCACCGCCCGCGGCGGCGGCGTCCCCGGCATGCTGCGGCGCGTCGGCGCCGTCCAGCTCGACACCATCTCCGTCCTGGCCCGCTCCCACGAGCTCGTCGCGTACGCGCGCCTCGGGGCGGTCGGCCGCTCCGCGGTCGAGCGGGCCTATTGGGACGATCCCGCCCGCGCCTTCGAATACTGGTGCCACGCCGCCTGCATCCTGCCCATCGAGCAGTGGCCGCTGTACGCCTTCCGCCGCCGCGCGTACCGGGACCGGCGCTACCGCTGGCACGAGGTGCCGCCCGTGGTCGACAAGGTCCTCGAGCAGGTGCGCTCGGACGGCCCGCTCACCACGGCCGACATCGGCGGCGCCAAGAACGGAGGGCCGTGGTGGGACTGGTCGGACACCAAGATCGCCATCGAGTTCCTGCTCGACATCGGTGAGGTCGTCTGCACCCGCCGCGTCGGCTGGCGGCGCGTCTACGAGCTCGCCGAGCGCGCCGTCCCGGCGGACCTGCTCGCCCAGGATCTGTCCGACGACGAGTGCGTGACCCGGCTGACCACGATCGCCGGGCGGTCGCTCGGCGTGGCGACCCGGGCCGACCTGGTCGACTTCACCCGCGTCAAGGGCAAACACGCCGCCATGCTCGACGAGGCGCTGCTGAGCGGCGCCGCCGGCCTCGTGCCCGTACGGGTGTCCGGCTGGCCCGCACGGCGCGGCACGGACCCGCATGGCCCGAACGCCTGGGCGGACCCCGCGGCGCTGGAGAGCGAGCCGCGTGGGCGGCACCGCACCACGCCGCTGTCGCCGTTCGACTCGCTCATCTGGGAGCGGGCGCGGGCCGAGCGCGTGTTCGGCCTCAACCACCGCCTGGAGGCGTACGTCCCGAAGGACAAGCGGGTGCACGGCTACTTCGCGATGCCGGTGCTCGCGGGCGGGCGGATCATCGGCAGGGTCGACCCCGCCCGTGAGGGCGCCACGCTGGTCGCCAAGCAGGTCGGTTTCGAGCCCGGCGGCCGGGCCAGGGCCGTGGAGGCCATGAGCGACGCCCTGTGGGAGGCCGCGAGCTGGGTCGGCTGCACCGACGTGCGGGTGGAGCGGGTCGGCGCGGCCGACCTGGAGGCCCCGCTGCGCGCCGCGGTGGCCGGCGGCCCGGGCCGGCCGATCAGGTGA
- a CDS encoding HGxxPAAW family protein translates to MAQSGHQGSHAGSAKSWLAVIIILIGFTLGGVALTLGPNWLFVWIGVGICAVGGLLALAFDIFSDVIVDAPRQIPVQEHHSPFEHRSISS, encoded by the coding sequence ATGGCACAGAGCGGACACCAGGGCAGCCACGCGGGAAGCGCCAAATCTTGGCTTGCCGTCATCATCATCCTCATCGGCTTCACGCTCGGGGGCGTGGCGCTGACCCTCGGCCCCAACTGGCTCTTCGTCTGGATCGGCGTCGGCATCTGCGCGGTCGGCGGGCTGCTCGCGCTCGCGTTCGACATCTTCTCGGACGTGATCGTGGACGCGCCCCGCCAGATCCCGGTCCAGGAGCACCACTCGCCCTTCGAGCACCGGTCCATCAGCTCCTGA
- the secA gene encoding preprotein translocase subunit SecA, with protein sequence MPAILDKILRAGEGKTLRKLKRIAEQVNSIEEDFKSLSDAELRALTAEYKQRHAEGESLDDLLPEAFATVREAARRVLGQRHFDVQIMGGANLHMGNISEMRTGEGKTLTCTLPAYLNAISGKGVHVVTVNDYLAKRDAETMGRVHRFLGLEVGVILANMSPEERRKQYNADITYGTNNEFGFDYLRDNMAWSIEECVQRGHNFAIVDEVDSILIDEARTPLIISGPGEQSGKWYQEFAKIVPRLRRGTEGKDGEESTGDYVVDEKKRTVGILEAGVEKVEDWLGIDNLYKPEHTHLVQFLNNALKAKELFKKDKDYIVVDGEVLIVDEFTGRVLHGRRYNEGMHQAIEAKEGVKIKDENQTLATITLQNYFRLYDKLAGMTGTAATEANEFHQTYKLGVVPIPTNRPMVRKDQPDVVYKTEDAKFQACVEDIKERYEKGQPVLVGTTSVEKSEKLSRMLKRQGVPHEVLNAKNHAREAAIVAEAGRKGAVTVATNMAGRGTDIMLGGNPEFRADLELHQRGLSPTETPEEYEKAYPEALEKAKEAVKAEHEEVTELGGLYVLGTERHESRRIDNQLRGRSGRQGDPGESRFYLSLEDDLMRLFNSARVEMIMTRLNIPDDVPIESGMVSKAIASAQHQVEQQNFEIRKNVLKYDEVMNRQRTVIYAERRRVLEGADLHEQVRGFVTDVVDDYVKGATAEGFAEEWDLEKLWKAFGQLYPISFTVDELIQQIGGDREELTAEIIAEKVKEDALAAYDRREEQLGSEAMRELERRVILSVLDRKWREHLYEMDYLQEGIGMRAYAQKDPLIEYQREGYEMFSAMLDGIKEESVGYLFNLEVEVQANPIVEENAEEDTALAETGSIIARALRQPSRPTEMVYTAPGESGDVEVNRVRSTPEQRAAYGDTERNAPCPCGSGKKYKRCHGDPRNQQA encoded by the coding sequence GTGCCAGCCATTCTCGACAAGATCCTTCGCGCCGGCGAAGGCAAGACTCTGCGGAAGCTCAAGCGCATCGCCGAGCAGGTCAACTCCATCGAAGAGGACTTCAAGAGCCTGTCCGACGCCGAGCTCCGCGCGCTGACCGCCGAGTACAAGCAGCGTCACGCCGAGGGCGAGTCCCTCGACGACCTGCTCCCCGAGGCGTTCGCGACCGTACGCGAGGCCGCCCGCAGAGTGCTCGGGCAGCGTCACTTCGACGTGCAGATCATGGGTGGCGCCAACCTGCACATGGGCAACATCTCCGAGATGCGCACCGGTGAGGGCAAGACGCTCACCTGTACTCTTCCCGCCTACCTCAACGCGATCTCGGGCAAGGGCGTCCACGTCGTCACGGTCAACGACTACCTGGCCAAGCGCGACGCCGAGACCATGGGCCGCGTCCACCGCTTCCTCGGCCTGGAGGTCGGGGTCATCCTGGCCAACATGTCGCCGGAGGAGCGCCGCAAGCAGTACAACGCCGACATCACGTACGGCACGAACAACGAGTTCGGCTTCGACTACCTGCGCGACAACATGGCGTGGTCGATCGAGGAGTGCGTCCAGCGCGGCCACAACTTCGCCATCGTGGACGAGGTCGACTCGATCCTGATCGACGAGGCCAGGACCCCGCTCATCATCTCCGGCCCGGGCGAGCAGTCGGGCAAGTGGTACCAGGAGTTCGCCAAGATCGTGCCCCGGCTGCGGCGCGGCACCGAGGGCAAGGACGGCGAGGAGAGCACCGGCGACTACGTCGTCGACGAGAAGAAGCGCACCGTCGGCATCCTCGAAGCGGGCGTGGAGAAGGTCGAGGACTGGCTCGGCATCGACAACCTCTACAAGCCCGAGCACACCCACCTCGTGCAGTTCCTCAACAACGCCCTCAAGGCCAAGGAGCTGTTCAAGAAGGACAAGGACTACATCGTCGTCGACGGCGAGGTCCTGATCGTCGACGAGTTCACCGGGCGCGTGCTGCACGGCCGTCGCTACAACGAGGGCATGCACCAGGCCATCGAGGCCAAGGAAGGCGTGAAGATCAAGGACGAGAACCAGACTCTCGCCACGATCACGCTGCAGAACTACTTCCGCCTCTACGACAAGCTCGCCGGCATGACCGGTACGGCGGCCACCGAGGCGAACGAGTTCCACCAGACCTACAAGCTGGGCGTCGTCCCGATCCCGACCAACCGGCCGATGGTCCGCAAGGACCAGCCCGACGTGGTCTACAAGACCGAGGACGCCAAGTTCCAGGCCTGCGTCGAGGACATCAAGGAGCGCTACGAGAAGGGCCAGCCGGTCCTCGTCGGCACCACCAGCGTCGAGAAGTCCGAGAAGCTGTCGCGGATGCTCAAGCGTCAGGGCGTGCCCCACGAGGTGCTGAACGCGAAGAACCACGCGCGTGAGGCCGCGATCGTCGCCGAGGCGGGCCGCAAGGGCGCCGTCACCGTGGCGACCAACATGGCCGGTCGAGGCACCGACATCATGCTCGGCGGCAACCCCGAGTTCCGCGCCGACCTTGAGCTGCACCAGCGCGGCCTGTCGCCGACGGAGACTCCGGAGGAGTACGAGAAGGCCTATCCCGAGGCGCTGGAGAAGGCCAAGGAGGCCGTGAAGGCCGAGCACGAGGAGGTCACCGAGCTCGGCGGGCTCTACGTGCTGGGCACCGAGCGGCACGAGTCGCGGCGCATCGACAACCAGCTCCGCGGCCGTTCCGGCCGTCAGGGCGACCCCGGTGAGTCGCGCTTCTACCTCTCGCTCGAAGACGACCTCATGCGGCTGTTCAACTCGGCCAGGGTCGAGATGATCATGACGCGGCTCAACATCCCGGACGACGTGCCGATCGAGTCGGGCATGGTCTCCAAGGCCATCGCCTCCGCGCAGCACCAGGTCGAGCAGCAGAACTTCGAGATCCGCAAGAACGTCCTCAAGTACGACGAGGTCATGAACCGCCAGCGCACGGTGATCTACGCCGAGCGGCGGCGGGTGCTGGAGGGCGCCGACCTGCACGAGCAGGTCCGCGGCTTCGTCACCGACGTCGTGGACGACTACGTCAAGGGCGCCACGGCCGAGGGTTTCGCCGAGGAGTGGGACCTCGAGAAGCTGTGGAAGGCGTTCGGCCAGCTCTACCCGATCTCCTTCACCGTCGACGAGCTCATCCAGCAGATCGGTGGCGACCGCGAGGAGCTCACGGCGGAGATCATCGCCGAGAAGGTCAAGGAGGACGCGCTCGCGGCCTACGACCGCCGCGAGGAGCAGCTCGGCTCCGAGGCGATGCGCGAGCTGGAGCGCCGGGTCATCCTGTCGGTGCTCGACCGCAAGTGGCGCGAGCACCTCTACGAGATGGACTACCTCCAGGAGGGCATCGGCATGCGTGCCTATGCCCAGAAGGACCCGCTGATCGAGTATCAGCGCGAGGGCTACGAGATGTTCTCCGCGATGCTCGACGGCATCAAGGAGGAGTCGGTCGGCTACCTGTTCAACCTCGAGGTCGAGGTGCAGGCCAACCCGATCGTCGAGGAGAACGCCGAGGAGGACACGGCGCTCGCCGAGACCGGCTCGATCATCGCCCGCGCGCTGCGGCAGCCGTCGCGGCCGACCGAGATGGTCTACACCGCGCCGGGCGAGAGCGGCGACGTGGAGGTCAACCGGGTGCGGTCGACCCCCGAGCAGCGCGCCGCGTACGGTGACACCGAGCGCAACGCGCCCTGCCCCTGCGGCTCGGGCAAGAAGTACAAGCGCTGCCACGGCGACCCGCGCAACCAGCAGGCGTGA
- a CDS encoding Rv3235 family protein translates to MPKPVPLPRLASVPPADPPYDERDGGGHITHPATYGALALAPLPARTGTPTDERRLRGLGQALAEVLAGRRPPETVHDRLTERAYRELVRAGKMIDTERPPLTGLPHVQRPRDGVIEMCLLVHCGTRSRVLAVRLERRGVQWLVTDFETA, encoded by the coding sequence ATGCCCAAGCCCGTCCCCCTGCCACGGCTCGCGTCCGTCCCCCCGGCCGATCCTCCCTACGACGAGCGTGACGGCGGCGGCCACATCACCCATCCCGCCACGTACGGCGCACTCGCCCTGGCCCCCCTCCCGGCCCGTACGGGCACGCCCACGGACGAGCGCCGCCTGCGGGGGCTCGGCCAGGCGCTCGCGGAGGTCCTGGCCGGTCGCAGGCCGCCGGAGACCGTCCATGACCGGCTGACCGAGCGGGCCTACCGCGAGCTGGTCCGGGCCGGGAAGATGATCGATACCGAGCGGCCGCCCCTGACCGGCCTCCCCCACGTGCAGCGCCCCCGCGACGGAGTCATCGAGATGTGCCTGCTCGTCCACTGCGGGACGCGCAGCCGCGTGCTCGCCGTACGGCTGGAGCGGCGGGGCGTGCAGTGGCTGGTCACCGACTTCGAGACGGCGTAG
- a CDS encoding PTS transporter subunit EIIC, with product MSSTSADAGLPAAPAGQNAVMTALSRIGRSLMLPIAALPAAALLLRIGQDDLLGRTDNATLDKIAQVIGGAGGALFDALPLLFAVGVAVGFARRADGSTALAAVVGYLVWDRVTHLMFFDASADSAVHTKVVQSVLGADGKPTEVLNLASANPTGVLGGILMGLVAAILWQKYYRTKLPAYLAFFGGRRFVPILTALAGLVLGVVFGLIWQPIGQGLSSFGDWLAGNATIGAGIYGIVNRGLIPFGLHHFVNSIVWFTVPECTVGATHATGDLNCYFAGQDGAGAFMAGFFPVMMFGLPAAAIAMWRAAPPHRRATVGGIMLSTALISFVTGITEPIEFAFIFVAPILFAAHALLTGISMAVVAALDGRLGFGFSAGAIDAALNATKDNTHNFWLIMLIGVIYFVVYYVIFSFLIKKLNIMTPGREPEPDVDSGESADTARARA from the coding sequence ATGAGTTCCACCTCCGCCGACGCGGGCCTGCCCGCAGCACCTGCCGGCCAGAACGCGGTGATGACCGCGCTTTCCCGCATCGGCCGCTCGCTGATGCTTCCGATCGCCGCGCTGCCCGCCGCGGCTCTCCTGCTCCGGATCGGCCAGGACGACCTCCTCGGCCGTACGGACAACGCGACGCTCGACAAGATCGCTCAGGTCATCGGCGGCGCGGGCGGCGCACTGTTCGACGCGCTGCCGCTGCTGTTCGCGGTCGGCGTCGCGGTCGGTTTCGCCCGCCGTGCCGACGGCTCCACCGCCCTTGCGGCCGTGGTCGGCTACCTCGTCTGGGACCGGGTCACCCACCTGATGTTCTTCGACGCCTCCGCGGACTCGGCGGTGCACACGAAGGTGGTCCAGTCCGTCCTGGGGGCGGACGGCAAGCCGACAGAGGTGCTCAACCTCGCGTCGGCCAACCCGACCGGAGTGCTCGGCGGCATCCTCATGGGCCTTGTCGCGGCCATCCTGTGGCAGAAGTACTACCGGACGAAACTCCCCGCCTATCTGGCCTTCTTCGGCGGCCGCCGCTTCGTGCCGATCCTCACCGCGCTGGCCGGGCTCGTCCTCGGCGTGGTCTTCGGCCTGATCTGGCAGCCGATCGGGCAGGGCCTGAGCAGCTTCGGCGACTGGCTCGCCGGCAACGCCACGATCGGCGCGGGCATCTACGGGATCGTGAACCGGGGCCTCATCCCCTTCGGCCTGCACCACTTCGTCAACTCGATCGTCTGGTTCACCGTGCCGGAGTGCACCGTCGGCGCCACGCACGCCACGGGCGACCTGAACTGCTACTTCGCGGGCCAGGACGGCGCGGGCGCGTTCATGGCGGGCTTCTTCCCGGTCATGATGTTCGGCCTGCCGGCCGCCGCGATCGCCATGTGGCGGGCCGCGCCGCCGCACCGCCGCGCCACGGTCGGCGGCATCATGCTCTCCACCGCCCTGATCTCGTTCGTCACCGGCATCACCGAGCCGATCGAGTTCGCGTTCATCTTCGTCGCCCCGATCCTGTTCGCGGCCCACGCGCTGCTCACCGGCATCTCGATGGCCGTGGTCGCGGCCCTCGACGGACGGCTCGGCTTCGGGTTCTCCGCCGGCGCGATCGACGCCGCCCTGAACGCGACGAAGGACAACACGCACAACTTCTGGCTGATCATGTTGATCGGCGTCATCTACTTCGTCGTCTACTACGTGATCTTCAGCTTCCTGATCAAGAAGCTGAACATCATGACGCCCGGTCGCGAACCCGAGCCCGACGTGGACTCGGGGGAGAGCGCCGACACGGCGCGGGCCCGCGCCTGA
- a CDS encoding GntR family transcriptional regulator, whose product MAQIDPDSPVPKYFQLREILLDLIESNELPIGAAIPSERDLSQRYDLSRMTVRQAVDHLVSEGRLHRVPGKGTFVARPKIELALQLTSFTDDMRARGMEPGSRDLDRRVVRASAHLARQLGIQPGDAVHFIERLRTADGEPLSIERAHIPVALAPDLDAYDLTGRSLYALLESRYGLVMDAGELTIDGGLADPSDADLLKLPRGGAVLLLQRRSFAGGVCAELGVSTYRADRYQLRTLLGAPARRL is encoded by the coding sequence GTGGCCCAGATCGATCCGGACAGCCCGGTGCCCAAGTATTTCCAGCTACGGGAGATCCTGCTCGACCTCATCGAGAGCAACGAGCTGCCGATCGGCGCGGCGATCCCCTCCGAGCGTGACCTGAGCCAGCGTTACGACCTGTCTCGTATGACGGTACGACAGGCCGTCGACCACCTGGTGTCCGAGGGCCGGTTGCACCGCGTCCCGGGTAAGGGAACGTTCGTGGCCCGCCCGAAAATCGAGCTGGCGCTCCAACTCACCTCCTTCACCGACGACATGCGGGCGCGCGGCATGGAGCCGGGCTCCCGCGACCTGGACCGGCGGGTGGTCCGGGCCAGTGCCCACCTCGCACGGCAGCTCGGCATCCAGCCGGGAGACGCCGTCCACTTCATCGAGCGGCTGCGCACGGCGGACGGGGAACCGCTGAGCATCGAGCGCGCCCACATCCCGGTGGCGCTCGCACCCGATCTCGATGCCTACGACCTGACCGGACGATCCCTGTACGCCCTGCTCGAGTCGCGCTACGGACTCGTGATGGACGCCGGGGAGCTGACCATCGACGGCGGGCTCGCCGACCCGAGCGACGCCGATCTGCTCAAACTGCCCCGGGGCGGGGCCGTGCTGCTGCTGCAGCGCCGGTCCTTCGCCGGCGGGGTATGCGCCGAACTCGGCGTCTCCACCTATCGCGCCGACCGCTACCAGCTCCGGACGCTCCTCGGAGCCCCGGCCCGACGCCTCTAG